One Setaria viridis chromosome 7, Setaria_viridis_v4.0, whole genome shotgun sequence genomic region harbors:
- the LOC117864816 gene encoding uncharacterized protein translates to MLAFTRPTKMSPCCPCLTLPLLLPAGAMTTSVPRREAFLLLLLAATVALAVPQQQDLQLQDTVLLDDVVEEAAEEWYHGRHRRTGVAYPLALPESLSSVEATVARFRAGSLRRYGVRRFGEFAVPPGLAVRGRAAHLIAVRVNLGNLSSLYDEYAVGAGYRLASPVLGLMFYGLARRNGTAALEIDLTGAAIRVNFSVAVPALRPGAAALCMAVGLNGSVTVTDVEDGTNTCHASDQGHFALVVGGAGDGGGSGEADIGEVSKWKLALFGAALGAGGTVLLGMVAVAVVSIQRRKSEMAEMERRAYEEEALRVSMVGHVRAPSAAGSRTTPDELESEYCATL, encoded by the coding sequence ATGCTCGCTTTCACTCGTCCAACTAAAATGTCCCCATGCTGTCCCTGTCTTACGCTACCGCTTCTACTTCCAGCTGGTGCCATGACGACAAGTGTTCCGCGCCGCGAAGCTtttctcctcctgctcctcgcgGCGACCGTTGCGCTCGCCGTTCCGCAGCAGCAGGACCTGCAGCTGCAGGACACCGTCCTGCTCGACGACGTcgtggaggaggccgcggaggagtGGTACCACGGGAGGCACCGGAGGACGGGCGTCGCGTACCCGCTCGCGCTCCCGGAAAGCCTGTCGAGCGTGGAGGCCACCGTGGCGCGGTTCCGCGCCGGCAGCCTCCGGAGGTACGGCGTCCGCCGGTTCGGGGAGTTCGCCGTGCCGCCGGGCCTCGCCgtgcgcggccgcgccgcgcaccTGATCGCGGTGCGCGTCAACCTGGGGAACCTCTCGTCCCTCTACGACGAGTACGCGGTGGGCGCCGGGTACCGCCTCGCGTCGCCGGTGCTGGGGCTCATGTTCTACGGCCTGGCGCGGCGCAACGGCACGGCGGCGCTGGAGATCGACCTGACGGGCGCCGCCATCCGCGTCAACTTCTCGGTGGCCGTGCCCGCGCTCCGGCCGGGCGCCGCGGCGCTCTGCATGGCCGTGGGGCTCAACGGCAGCGTCACCGTGACGGACGTGGAGGACGGGACCAACACCTGCCACGCGTCGGACCAGGGCCACTTCGCGCTCGTCGTCGGGggagccggcgacggcggcggcagcggggaggCGGACATCGGTGAGGTGAGCAAGTGGAAGCTGGCGCTGTTCGGCGCGGCGCTGGGCGCGGGCGGCACCGTGCTGCTGGGgatggtcgccgtcgccgtggtgAGCATCCAGCGGCGCAAGTCGGAGATGGCGGAGATGGAGCGGCGCGCGTacgaggaggaggcgctgcgCGTGTCCATGGTCGGCCACGTGCgcgcgccgtcggcggccgggTCGCGCACCACGCCGGACGAGCTGGAGAGCGAGTACTGTGCCACATTGTGA